The following coding sequences are from one Triticum aestivum cultivar Chinese Spring chromosome 5A, IWGSC CS RefSeq v2.1, whole genome shotgun sequence window:
- the LOC123104848 gene encoding cation-chloride cotransporter 1 isoform X1 → MENGEIEAAEEGLPMPAPPVGRRYRPVGSDDSAVIQMTSMEPGPGGSTSVTGHDAVTPQPPRNLRPGGANLTIDPSMQEGSSDHATSSGSQGDSKLELFGFDSLVNILGLKSMTGEQTQAPSSPREGEDVAITIGRPKETGPKFGTMMGVFVPCLQNILGIIYYIRFTWIVGMAGIWQSLVLVSFCGACTFLTGLSLSAIATNGAMKGGGPYYLIGRALGPEVGVSIGLCFFLGNAVAGSMYVLGAVETFLDAVPSAGLFQESVTVVNNTLINGTATAGTATISTPSLHDLQVYGVIVTILLCFIVFGGVKIINKVAPAFLIPVLFSLLCIYLGVFIAPRHNAPKGITGLRLTSLRDNWGSEYQRTNNAGVPDPNGSIYWDFNALVGLFFPAVTGIMAGSNRSASLKDTQRSIPIGTLSATLTTTVMYLLSVLLFGALSTREELLTDRLLTATVAWPAPVVIYIGIILSTLGAALQCLTGAPRLLAAIANDDILPVLNYFKVSEGVEPHAATLFTALICIGCVIIGNLDLITPTITMFFLLCYAGVNLSCFLLDLLDAPSWRPRWKYHHWSLSLVGALLCVVIMFLISWSFTVISLALASLIYYYVSLKGKAGDWGDGFKSAYFQLALRSLRSLGANQVHPKNWYPIPLILCRPWGKLPENVPCHPKLADFANCMKKKGRGMSIFVSTIDGDYHELAEDAKTACQQLEAYIEYKQCEGVAEIIVAPSMSEGFRSIVQTMGLGNLKPNIVVVRYPEIWRRENLTEIPSTFVSIINDCIIANKAVVIVKGLDEWPNEFQRQYGTIDLYWIVRDGGLMLLLSQLLLTKATFESCKIQVFCIAEEDTDAAELKTDVKKFLYDLRMHAEVIVVTMKSWESHVESSSSGAQPDDSQEAYTSAQQRVSAYLSEMKETTEREGRPQMVDGKQAVVNEEKVDKFLYTMFKLNSTILRHSRMAAVVLVSLPPPPLNHPAYFYMEYMDLLVENVPRMLIVRGYRRDVVTFFT, encoded by the exons ATGGAGAACGGGGAGATCGAGGCCGCGGAGGAGGGGCTGCCGATGCCGGCGCCGCCGGTTGGGCGCAGGTACCGGCCCGTGGGCTCCGACGACAGCGCCGTCATCCAGATGACCTCCATGGAGCCCGGCCCCGGCGGCTCCACCTCCGTCACCGGCCACGACGCCGTGACGCCCCAGCCGCCTAG GAACCTTAGGCCTGGTGGTGCTAATCTAACTATTGATCCAAGCATGCAAGAAGGTTCTAGTGATCATGCTACATCGAGTGGATCTCAAGGGGATTCAAAGCTGGAGCTTTTTGGGTTTGATTCACTTGTTAATATTTTGGGACTCAAGAG CATGACAGGAGAACAGACCCAAGCCCCTTCGAGTCCTAGGGAGGGAGAGGATGTAGCAATCACCATTGGACGTCCAAAG GAAACTGGACCTAAGTTTGGTACAATGATGGGTGTCTTTGTTCCATGCTTGCAGAATATCTTGGGAATCATTTATTATATCCGTTTTACCTG gaTTGTAGGTATGGCAGGCATATGGCAATCACTTGTTTTAGTCTCATTCTGTGGTGCTTGCACATTTTTAACCGGCTTATCATTAAGTGCCATTGCAACAAATGGGGCTATGAAG GGTGGTGGACCATATTATCTCATTGGCCGTGCGCTTGGTCCTGAAGTTGGAGTTAGTATTGGATTGTGTTTCTTTCTTGGAAACGCGGTTGCTGGATCCAT GTATGTTTTGGGTGCTGTAGAAACCTTTTTGGATGCCGTTCCTTCTGCAGGATTGTTTCAAG AGAGTGTTACAGTGGTCAACAATACATTAATAAACGGTACAGCAACAGCTGGTACGGCGACTATATCGACGCCCAGCTTGCATGACCTTCAAGTATATGGTGTTATTGTGACCATACTGCTCTGTTTTATTGTATTTGGTGGTGTCAAAATCATCAACAAGGTTGCACCTGCCTTTTTAATACCAGTACTCTTTTCACTGCTGTGCATATATCTTGGTGTCTTCATTGCACCGAGACACAATGCTCCAA AGGGGATCACTGGGTTGCGTCTAACCTCACTCAGAGACAACTGGGGTTCAGAATATCAACGTACAAACAACGCTGGAGTTCCTGATCCAAATGGTTCTATATATTGGGATTTCAA CGCTTTGGTAGGTCTCTTTTTCCCAGCAGTCACTGGAATTATGGCTGGTTCAAACCGATCTGCTTCACTGAAAGATACACAGCGTTCAATACCAATTGGAACATTATCTGCAACTCTTACAACAACTGTTATGTACTTGTTATCTGTGCTGCTGTTTGGAGCTTTGTCCACAAGAGAAGAGCTTCTAACTGATAG GCTTCTTACTGCTACAGTGGCATGGCCTGCACCAGTAGTGATTTACATTGgtattatcctgtccactttaggTGCAGCGCTACAGTGCTTGACAGGGGCTCCAAGGTTACTAGCAGCAATAGCAAATGACGACATCCTTCCAGTCCTTAATTACTTTAAGGTTTCTGAAGGAGTCGAACCTCACGCAGCTACTTTATTCACAGCATTAATCTGTATTGGATGTGTGATTATTGGGAACTTGGATTTAATTACACCAACTATCACTATGTTTTTTCTGTTGTGCTATGCTGGTGTGAACCTGTCATGCTTTCTGCTTGACTTACTTGATGCTCCTAGTTGGCGCCCTCGATGGAAATATCACCACTGGAGTCTTTCACTTGTTGGTGCATTGCTTTGTGTTG TTATCATGTTTTTGATCTCCTGGTCTTTCACTGTTATCTCCCTTGCCCTTGCAAGCCTCATCTATTACTATGTGAGTCTAAAAGGGAAGGCTGGAGACTGGGGAGATGGGTTCAAGAGTGCGTATTTTCAGTTGGCATTGCGAAGTCTCAGATCGCTAGGAG CAAACCAAGTTCATCCTAAGAATTGGTACCCCATTCCTCTGATATTATGCCGTCCGTGGGGTAAACTTCCAGAAAATGTCCCTTGTCATCCAAAACTTGCCGATTTTGCTAATTGTATGAAGAAGAAGGGCCGTGGTATGTCAATATTTGTCTCAACAATTGACGGTGATTATCATGAACTGGCTGAGGACGCTAAGACTGCCTGTCAGCAGCTGGAGGCCTACATTGAGTACAAACAATGTGAGGGTGTTGCAGAGATAATCGTAGCACCTTCGATGTCTGAGGGCTTCCGCAGCATTGTTCAGACGATGGGCCTAGGGAACTTGAAGCCAAATATTGTTGTGGTGCGGTACCCTGAGATTTGGCGCCGTGAGAATCTGACAGAGATACCATCAACATTTGTGAGTATAATAAACGATTGCATCATTGCTAACAAGGCAGTGGTTATCGTGAAGGGTCTTGATGAGTGGCCTAATGAGTTCCAGAGACAGTATGGGACTATTGACCTGTATTGGATTGTGAGAGATGGAGGATTGATGCTTCTTCTGTCTCAGCTCCTGCTCACAAAAGCGACCTTTGAAAGCTGCAAGATCCAAGTCTTCTGCATAGCTGAAGAGGACACTGATGCTGCAGAGCTAAAGACTGATGTCAAAAAGTTCTTGTACGATCTTAGGATGCATGCCGAGGTCATTGTCGTGACTATGAAGTCATGGGAATCTCACGTGGAGAGCAGTAGCAGTGGTGCTCAGCCAGATGATTCCCAAGAGGCCTACACAAGTGCACAGCAAAGGGTCAGTGCATACCTTTCCGAGATGAAGGAAACCACAGAAAGAGAAGGACGGCCGCAGATGGTGGATGGGAAGCAAGCTGTTGTGAATGAAGAAAAGGTCGATAAATTCCTCTACACAATGTTTAAGTTGAACTCCACAATACTGAGGCACTCCAGGATGGCAGCTGTGGTGCTAGTGAGCCTCCCTCCGCCACCACTGAATCATCCTGCTTACTTCTACATGGAGTACATGGATCTGCTTGTAGAGAACGTCCCACGCATGTTGATAGTTAGGGGATACAGAAGAGATGTTGTCACATTTTTTACTTGA
- the LOC123104848 gene encoding cation-chloride cotransporter 1 isoform X2 — MHVRNLRPGGANLTIDPSMQEGSSDHATSSGSQGDSKLELFGFDSLVNILGLKSMTGEQTQAPSSPREGEDVAITIGRPKETGPKFGTMMGVFVPCLQNILGIIYYIRFTWIVGMAGIWQSLVLVSFCGACTFLTGLSLSAIATNGAMKGGGPYYLIGRALGPEVGVSIGLCFFLGNAVAGSMYVLGAVETFLDAVPSAGLFQESVTVVNNTLINGTATAGTATISTPSLHDLQVYGVIVTILLCFIVFGGVKIINKVAPAFLIPVLFSLLCIYLGVFIAPRHNAPKGITGLRLTSLRDNWGSEYQRTNNAGVPDPNGSIYWDFNALVGLFFPAVTGIMAGSNRSASLKDTQRSIPIGTLSATLTTTVMYLLSVLLFGALSTREELLTDRLLTATVAWPAPVVIYIGIILSTLGAALQCLTGAPRLLAAIANDDILPVLNYFKVSEGVEPHAATLFTALICIGCVIIGNLDLITPTITMFFLLCYAGVNLSCFLLDLLDAPSWRPRWKYHHWSLSLVGALLCVVIMFLISWSFTVISLALASLIYYYVSLKGKAGDWGDGFKSAYFQLALRSLRSLGANQVHPKNWYPIPLILCRPWGKLPENVPCHPKLADFANCMKKKGRGMSIFVSTIDGDYHELAEDAKTACQQLEAYIEYKQCEGVAEIIVAPSMSEGFRSIVQTMGLGNLKPNIVVVRYPEIWRRENLTEIPSTFVSIINDCIIANKAVVIVKGLDEWPNEFQRQYGTIDLYWIVRDGGLMLLLSQLLLTKATFESCKIQVFCIAEEDTDAAELKTDVKKFLYDLRMHAEVIVVTMKSWESHVESSSSGAQPDDSQEAYTSAQQRVSAYLSEMKETTEREGRPQMVDGKQAVVNEEKVDKFLYTMFKLNSTILRHSRMAAVVLVSLPPPPLNHPAYFYMEYMDLLVENVPRMLIVRGYRRDVVTFFT, encoded by the exons ATGCATGTGAG GAACCTTAGGCCTGGTGGTGCTAATCTAACTATTGATCCAAGCATGCAAGAAGGTTCTAGTGATCATGCTACATCGAGTGGATCTCAAGGGGATTCAAAGCTGGAGCTTTTTGGGTTTGATTCACTTGTTAATATTTTGGGACTCAAGAG CATGACAGGAGAACAGACCCAAGCCCCTTCGAGTCCTAGGGAGGGAGAGGATGTAGCAATCACCATTGGACGTCCAAAG GAAACTGGACCTAAGTTTGGTACAATGATGGGTGTCTTTGTTCCATGCTTGCAGAATATCTTGGGAATCATTTATTATATCCGTTTTACCTG gaTTGTAGGTATGGCAGGCATATGGCAATCACTTGTTTTAGTCTCATTCTGTGGTGCTTGCACATTTTTAACCGGCTTATCATTAAGTGCCATTGCAACAAATGGGGCTATGAAG GGTGGTGGACCATATTATCTCATTGGCCGTGCGCTTGGTCCTGAAGTTGGAGTTAGTATTGGATTGTGTTTCTTTCTTGGAAACGCGGTTGCTGGATCCAT GTATGTTTTGGGTGCTGTAGAAACCTTTTTGGATGCCGTTCCTTCTGCAGGATTGTTTCAAG AGAGTGTTACAGTGGTCAACAATACATTAATAAACGGTACAGCAACAGCTGGTACGGCGACTATATCGACGCCCAGCTTGCATGACCTTCAAGTATATGGTGTTATTGTGACCATACTGCTCTGTTTTATTGTATTTGGTGGTGTCAAAATCATCAACAAGGTTGCACCTGCCTTTTTAATACCAGTACTCTTTTCACTGCTGTGCATATATCTTGGTGTCTTCATTGCACCGAGACACAATGCTCCAA AGGGGATCACTGGGTTGCGTCTAACCTCACTCAGAGACAACTGGGGTTCAGAATATCAACGTACAAACAACGCTGGAGTTCCTGATCCAAATGGTTCTATATATTGGGATTTCAA CGCTTTGGTAGGTCTCTTTTTCCCAGCAGTCACTGGAATTATGGCTGGTTCAAACCGATCTGCTTCACTGAAAGATACACAGCGTTCAATACCAATTGGAACATTATCTGCAACTCTTACAACAACTGTTATGTACTTGTTATCTGTGCTGCTGTTTGGAGCTTTGTCCACAAGAGAAGAGCTTCTAACTGATAG GCTTCTTACTGCTACAGTGGCATGGCCTGCACCAGTAGTGATTTACATTGgtattatcctgtccactttaggTGCAGCGCTACAGTGCTTGACAGGGGCTCCAAGGTTACTAGCAGCAATAGCAAATGACGACATCCTTCCAGTCCTTAATTACTTTAAGGTTTCTGAAGGAGTCGAACCTCACGCAGCTACTTTATTCACAGCATTAATCTGTATTGGATGTGTGATTATTGGGAACTTGGATTTAATTACACCAACTATCACTATGTTTTTTCTGTTGTGCTATGCTGGTGTGAACCTGTCATGCTTTCTGCTTGACTTACTTGATGCTCCTAGTTGGCGCCCTCGATGGAAATATCACCACTGGAGTCTTTCACTTGTTGGTGCATTGCTTTGTGTTG TTATCATGTTTTTGATCTCCTGGTCTTTCACTGTTATCTCCCTTGCCCTTGCAAGCCTCATCTATTACTATGTGAGTCTAAAAGGGAAGGCTGGAGACTGGGGAGATGGGTTCAAGAGTGCGTATTTTCAGTTGGCATTGCGAAGTCTCAGATCGCTAGGAG CAAACCAAGTTCATCCTAAGAATTGGTACCCCATTCCTCTGATATTATGCCGTCCGTGGGGTAAACTTCCAGAAAATGTCCCTTGTCATCCAAAACTTGCCGATTTTGCTAATTGTATGAAGAAGAAGGGCCGTGGTATGTCAATATTTGTCTCAACAATTGACGGTGATTATCATGAACTGGCTGAGGACGCTAAGACTGCCTGTCAGCAGCTGGAGGCCTACATTGAGTACAAACAATGTGAGGGTGTTGCAGAGATAATCGTAGCACCTTCGATGTCTGAGGGCTTCCGCAGCATTGTTCAGACGATGGGCCTAGGGAACTTGAAGCCAAATATTGTTGTGGTGCGGTACCCTGAGATTTGGCGCCGTGAGAATCTGACAGAGATACCATCAACATTTGTGAGTATAATAAACGATTGCATCATTGCTAACAAGGCAGTGGTTATCGTGAAGGGTCTTGATGAGTGGCCTAATGAGTTCCAGAGACAGTATGGGACTATTGACCTGTATTGGATTGTGAGAGATGGAGGATTGATGCTTCTTCTGTCTCAGCTCCTGCTCACAAAAGCGACCTTTGAAAGCTGCAAGATCCAAGTCTTCTGCATAGCTGAAGAGGACACTGATGCTGCAGAGCTAAAGACTGATGTCAAAAAGTTCTTGTACGATCTTAGGATGCATGCCGAGGTCATTGTCGTGACTATGAAGTCATGGGAATCTCACGTGGAGAGCAGTAGCAGTGGTGCTCAGCCAGATGATTCCCAAGAGGCCTACACAAGTGCACAGCAAAGGGTCAGTGCATACCTTTCCGAGATGAAGGAAACCACAGAAAGAGAAGGACGGCCGCAGATGGTGGATGGGAAGCAAGCTGTTGTGAATGAAGAAAAGGTCGATAAATTCCTCTACACAATGTTTAAGTTGAACTCCACAATACTGAGGCACTCCAGGATGGCAGCTGTGGTGCTAGTGAGCCTCCCTCCGCCACCACTGAATCATCCTGCTTACTTCTACATGGAGTACATGGATCTGCTTGTAGAGAACGTCCCACGCATGTTGATAGTTAGGGGATACAGAAGAGATGTTGTCACATTTTTTACTTGA
- the LOC123104848 gene encoding cation-chloride cotransporter 1 isoform X3, translating into MLHRVDLKGIQSWSFLGLIHLLIFWDSRGEQTQAPSSPREGEDVAITIGRPKETGPKFGTMMGVFVPCLQNILGIIYYIRFTWIVGMAGIWQSLVLVSFCGACTFLTGLSLSAIATNGAMKGGGPYYLIGRALGPEVGVSIGLCFFLGNAVAGSMYVLGAVETFLDAVPSAGLFQESVTVVNNTLINGTATAGTATISTPSLHDLQVYGVIVTILLCFIVFGGVKIINKVAPAFLIPVLFSLLCIYLGVFIAPRHNAPKGITGLRLTSLRDNWGSEYQRTNNAGVPDPNGSIYWDFNALVGLFFPAVTGIMAGSNRSASLKDTQRSIPIGTLSATLTTTVMYLLSVLLFGALSTREELLTDRLLTATVAWPAPVVIYIGIILSTLGAALQCLTGAPRLLAAIANDDILPVLNYFKVSEGVEPHAATLFTALICIGCVIIGNLDLITPTITMFFLLCYAGVNLSCFLLDLLDAPSWRPRWKYHHWSLSLVGALLCVVIMFLISWSFTVISLALASLIYYYVSLKGKAGDWGDGFKSAYFQLALRSLRSLGANQVHPKNWYPIPLILCRPWGKLPENVPCHPKLADFANCMKKKGRGMSIFVSTIDGDYHELAEDAKTACQQLEAYIEYKQCEGVAEIIVAPSMSEGFRSIVQTMGLGNLKPNIVVVRYPEIWRRENLTEIPSTFVSIINDCIIANKAVVIVKGLDEWPNEFQRQYGTIDLYWIVRDGGLMLLLSQLLLTKATFESCKIQVFCIAEEDTDAAELKTDVKKFLYDLRMHAEVIVVTMKSWESHVESSSSGAQPDDSQEAYTSAQQRVSAYLSEMKETTEREGRPQMVDGKQAVVNEEKVDKFLYTMFKLNSTILRHSRMAAVVLVSLPPPPLNHPAYFYMEYMDLLVENVPRMLIVRGYRRDVVTFFT; encoded by the exons ATGCTACATCGAGTGGATCTCAAGGGGATTCAAAGCTGGAGCTTTTTGGGTTTGATTCACTTGTTAATATTTTGGGACTCAAGAG GAGAACAGACCCAAGCCCCTTCGAGTCCTAGGGAGGGAGAGGATGTAGCAATCACCATTGGACGTCCAAAG GAAACTGGACCTAAGTTTGGTACAATGATGGGTGTCTTTGTTCCATGCTTGCAGAATATCTTGGGAATCATTTATTATATCCGTTTTACCTG gaTTGTAGGTATGGCAGGCATATGGCAATCACTTGTTTTAGTCTCATTCTGTGGTGCTTGCACATTTTTAACCGGCTTATCATTAAGTGCCATTGCAACAAATGGGGCTATGAAG GGTGGTGGACCATATTATCTCATTGGCCGTGCGCTTGGTCCTGAAGTTGGAGTTAGTATTGGATTGTGTTTCTTTCTTGGAAACGCGGTTGCTGGATCCAT GTATGTTTTGGGTGCTGTAGAAACCTTTTTGGATGCCGTTCCTTCTGCAGGATTGTTTCAAG AGAGTGTTACAGTGGTCAACAATACATTAATAAACGGTACAGCAACAGCTGGTACGGCGACTATATCGACGCCCAGCTTGCATGACCTTCAAGTATATGGTGTTATTGTGACCATACTGCTCTGTTTTATTGTATTTGGTGGTGTCAAAATCATCAACAAGGTTGCACCTGCCTTTTTAATACCAGTACTCTTTTCACTGCTGTGCATATATCTTGGTGTCTTCATTGCACCGAGACACAATGCTCCAA AGGGGATCACTGGGTTGCGTCTAACCTCACTCAGAGACAACTGGGGTTCAGAATATCAACGTACAAACAACGCTGGAGTTCCTGATCCAAATGGTTCTATATATTGGGATTTCAA CGCTTTGGTAGGTCTCTTTTTCCCAGCAGTCACTGGAATTATGGCTGGTTCAAACCGATCTGCTTCACTGAAAGATACACAGCGTTCAATACCAATTGGAACATTATCTGCAACTCTTACAACAACTGTTATGTACTTGTTATCTGTGCTGCTGTTTGGAGCTTTGTCCACAAGAGAAGAGCTTCTAACTGATAG GCTTCTTACTGCTACAGTGGCATGGCCTGCACCAGTAGTGATTTACATTGgtattatcctgtccactttaggTGCAGCGCTACAGTGCTTGACAGGGGCTCCAAGGTTACTAGCAGCAATAGCAAATGACGACATCCTTCCAGTCCTTAATTACTTTAAGGTTTCTGAAGGAGTCGAACCTCACGCAGCTACTTTATTCACAGCATTAATCTGTATTGGATGTGTGATTATTGGGAACTTGGATTTAATTACACCAACTATCACTATGTTTTTTCTGTTGTGCTATGCTGGTGTGAACCTGTCATGCTTTCTGCTTGACTTACTTGATGCTCCTAGTTGGCGCCCTCGATGGAAATATCACCACTGGAGTCTTTCACTTGTTGGTGCATTGCTTTGTGTTG TTATCATGTTTTTGATCTCCTGGTCTTTCACTGTTATCTCCCTTGCCCTTGCAAGCCTCATCTATTACTATGTGAGTCTAAAAGGGAAGGCTGGAGACTGGGGAGATGGGTTCAAGAGTGCGTATTTTCAGTTGGCATTGCGAAGTCTCAGATCGCTAGGAG CAAACCAAGTTCATCCTAAGAATTGGTACCCCATTCCTCTGATATTATGCCGTCCGTGGGGTAAACTTCCAGAAAATGTCCCTTGTCATCCAAAACTTGCCGATTTTGCTAATTGTATGAAGAAGAAGGGCCGTGGTATGTCAATATTTGTCTCAACAATTGACGGTGATTATCATGAACTGGCTGAGGACGCTAAGACTGCCTGTCAGCAGCTGGAGGCCTACATTGAGTACAAACAATGTGAGGGTGTTGCAGAGATAATCGTAGCACCTTCGATGTCTGAGGGCTTCCGCAGCATTGTTCAGACGATGGGCCTAGGGAACTTGAAGCCAAATATTGTTGTGGTGCGGTACCCTGAGATTTGGCGCCGTGAGAATCTGACAGAGATACCATCAACATTTGTGAGTATAATAAACGATTGCATCATTGCTAACAAGGCAGTGGTTATCGTGAAGGGTCTTGATGAGTGGCCTAATGAGTTCCAGAGACAGTATGGGACTATTGACCTGTATTGGATTGTGAGAGATGGAGGATTGATGCTTCTTCTGTCTCAGCTCCTGCTCACAAAAGCGACCTTTGAAAGCTGCAAGATCCAAGTCTTCTGCATAGCTGAAGAGGACACTGATGCTGCAGAGCTAAAGACTGATGTCAAAAAGTTCTTGTACGATCTTAGGATGCATGCCGAGGTCATTGTCGTGACTATGAAGTCATGGGAATCTCACGTGGAGAGCAGTAGCAGTGGTGCTCAGCCAGATGATTCCCAAGAGGCCTACACAAGTGCACAGCAAAGGGTCAGTGCATACCTTTCCGAGATGAAGGAAACCACAGAAAGAGAAGGACGGCCGCAGATGGTGGATGGGAAGCAAGCTGTTGTGAATGAAGAAAAGGTCGATAAATTCCTCTACACAATGTTTAAGTTGAACTCCACAATACTGAGGCACTCCAGGATGGCAGCTGTGGTGCTAGTGAGCCTCCCTCCGCCACCACTGAATCATCCTGCTTACTTCTACATGGAGTACATGGATCTGCTTGTAGAGAACGTCCCACGCATGTTGATAGTTAGGGGATACAGAAGAGATGTTGTCACATTTTTTACTTGA